In Rhipicephalus sanguineus isolate Rsan-2018 chromosome 1, BIME_Rsan_1.4, whole genome shotgun sequence, the DNA window gcagtgtcaataacgtcgttaattcttgcggagcacgtaACAACAATGAATACACGCCTGCCCCGCacatatatcagttttgcatccctGATGTGTTGCTGTAATGATTCCATATTGCAGTGTTTATAAGTCTGAAGGCGTCGGTCTGAACAGACACAGCAAAcagttacatcgccgcgcagttggcgagaaatgagctctggcttcacgacctctcccaacggaggccagaaaaacagctgtcgtttgatatcgccacaccggaaacgcatctcgggcaatgcCTGCATTCCACTTGCTTCAGCTATAGACTTAAGCTAACGGTTAGAAAGGTTCcgaagctaaaatgcagaaacttcaaccatcgcaacacacctgcgccgagatcggctctacccagtgcgactcctagcgagcgttaggcctagcgtaccggccgagtccgccTATATGCTATCGGCAGTGacgtaggcagacatttttttcggggggagggggggggacacctccttgatccgacattgggtccgggcagataagtgggcTCGAATGtaattttgtgctgtgtatcccatggaaaaaaaatgtcggggggggggggcacgggcccggtgtgccccccccccctggctacgccacttgCTACCGGCGCTTCTTGATTTAAGTATACGCAATCATGACGTACAAGAATGACCGTGCAGTACGGTTTTGACATCGGTTAACGCAAATgcaccttgtgtgtgtgtgtgtgtgtgtgtgtgtgtgtgtgtgtgtgtgtgtgtgtgtgtgtgtgtgtgtgtgtgtgtgtgtgtgtgtgtgtgtgtgtgtgtgtgtgtgtgtgtgtgtgtgtgtgtgtgtgcgtgcgtgtgtgtgtgtgtgtgtgtgtgcgtgcgtgcgtgtgtgtgtgggggggggggggatgaagtgCGACTCGACCGCACTTTACTGCATAATGATAATGTGTCGAATTATGCGATCTAACTGGCAGGCGTGTTATAATATAGTCCGCTGCTCCCTTCTTGTCGACATTAGAAACCGTGCTCGCGTCGTTACACGAATACATTGGAGTCAATTCAGTTACTCTCTCagcttggcatggaatgacagaaagttgagctagttgagTAGACACTAGATGTGTAGACACTAGAGAGTAGACGCTAGAGAAGTTGAGTAGACACTAGACAGAAGTCGGGGCAACACAAATGGCGTTTGTGTtttcctgacttctctcttgtgtccatgtttgcatgcctaccGTCATTTTGACCTGGCATGACTCTTTTTCCCAAAGAGAGAGCGGCATTTATGAAAGTACACATCAGCACTGTTACGTGCAAAGTTTGGCAAAGGCTTGTTGCTGAGGTGATAACACCAGAGCACAGAGAAGGAGAGTTAAAAATGTGCAATATTTAAAGCTGCTACTACAAGCGTATATGACTAATGTGGTGACTGCCCGATTGTAGAGAGCATGCGGCGGATGGACTGACTGCCAGACGAGACGTCCGTGCGGCGTAGTTGTTTATTGTTTgtctgccgagctgcggcggcaCACGAGCGCGGGAagtaaaaagagaagaaaagcgtACGCGGGAGATTCTTTTGCGCATACACAAAAAACGCAGTGTAAGAAATAACGCAAAAGCACGGCATCTTTACGGCATAGAGTTTATGCCACGTGCGGTTGCGGAGGCGTCAGAATCTATACACAACTTGGGCATGCAAGTTTCGACGCTCGTGACAAAGTAACTGATGGTGCTTCCGATGCTCTTGCCCATGGTAACACTACATACAGGGTCGCAACTCACCTTAATCTGTCGTCATTTACTAATCAAAATATCGAAATCAAAGCAAATGCTCAATAATGAAGAACGCGCGCAATTTTTTTTGAACACACACACAAGGtgaccggacccatcgatcttcatacccaacaCAGTGAGTACGATTGTTGTAGAAGGTAACCAATCTAAAGAATATAATGATACTAAGGCAGATGATCCAGAGCCTCACCCCAATTGGAAGCAAACGTCGAAACGACGTGAGGCTCGAGTTCCTGCTCCAATTTTGTTGTTACCGCCGCTGCTCGGGATTTTTTATTGCGCCGCGTCAACTACAAAGGccgcaaaacaacaaagcacTCAGAGTATCCGCCTATACACCCGAACGGACATCGTgtcaaacaagaaaacaaaaaaaaacacaataaaagaaaagcgAAATCGAAGAAGGCGGTGAACTCACCTTTATCACAGCTGCAGAGCAGCCGGTTTGTGTATCGCGAACCAGGCCACAACGCAGGTCCCTTTTTATTCGGCTGTTTTCTCGGTGTTATTTTGTTTGTCATCGCTAATAAGTACTCATTCACTCTCCTCttcgcagccccccccctcctccaattTATTGATTCACATTTGTTCGTAAGGCGCCTTATCGAAGTTCGCACAAAATACCCGTCGTCCTTCTATCAAGCGGCCCAGTACAAAGCAGGCATTAGCGGGAAAAGAGacgtagcaagaaaaaaaaattaacgaatGAAACTGAAAGCAGTACACATTATGAACGCGTGGCGGCACGAGGCAGCCAAGTGCTCCCGCTTCAAACGACGTCCCGAGTCACCCACGCGCGCTAAGCGCTtcaacaaaaagagagagagaaaaaaaagcaaactacAAAAGAGGCGGCTCCGCAGTTCGGAGGCTAATTAAACGACGAGCTGTTTAGCGACATATGTAAACAAACAAGGCCCTCTGTCAAGGGACCGGTAATTAAGAGGTTTTTtcttctctccccctctcccctctcgtTCTTCTTTcactccttctctccctctctgtcaTCGCTATTGCCACCGCTTCCTCATTGTTTCACGTGTATAAGCTTTACCCGAAGGGAACTCGCCAGGAGCGTCGATTTCAGTCGATCAAGGCTCACTCTGCGCCGCTTCTTTTTTCTGTCGTTCCCCTCTCTCTTCATTGTGCACACGCCCATCACCACTTTGTCTTCTCGCCAGTCACGGCTGCGCCGCTATATACTTACGCACGAAGATGAACGGGCTATCTATCTGCGCTCCTCTTGTTGGGGAGTCTCTCTTGCTTTGCAATGCAGGTCCGCAGCGTTACCTCGAGCATATTCCGTGTGCTTAGTCCGAGCGAAAACAAGACCATACGGGCTTCAGCATTGATCGCTGTTTATAAAAGCGGCGCGTCTTCTTCGTACCGCGGCGTTGTTCAtttaacttcgttttttttttttttcgaaacgagATATACGCCACGGTCCCATCGACCTGCGTGCGTTCCATTCACGTCGAATCTCCCGTGCTCAGCGATGCCtcgctcatttttcttttttccccggtAAACTCCCAGCGTCGTATCTGTGCACAATTATCGACGTAAGGAGAGCCGACTGCAAAAGAGTCCTCCGTAAGAGGGCCATCGGTCACGCTGCGCGCtgacagcctgcgccgatccgtTTTATTCCGAAGATCACCGATGCCGAGGCTGCGAACGTATCTGTTTTCCTTTCTGTCGGTCGCATTGTTTTATCATATTGTTTGCTTTGATCGTTCGAAAGCGCGCAGAGACCTAAGCGATTCCGTGGTGGCGGAGGGAACTGTATACACTTTGTTGTACTTATTCCGAACAGGCGAGCAGCGATAGAAGGGAGCCCCGTTCTATATTACCGGCGTATAGGTTCGACCTTTACGCTTGCGATATAATCGAAACATTAAACGACCCGCGAGAAATATCCCAGCGCACGCTAGTCTTCACAGTCATTTGAACCGTGAATAAAAGGTCCGTGCACCAAATCGATAGGATGCGTGCTTTCTCGATTTCTTTATATACGCTATGActctcgcatatatatatatatatatatatatatatatatatatatatatatatatatatatatatatatatatatatatatatatatatatatatatatatgtctgtgtgtgtgtgtgtgtgtgtgtggtgtgtgtgtgtgtgtgtgtgtgtgtgtgtgtgtgtgtgtgtgtgtgtgtgtgtgtgtgtgtgtgtgtgtgtgcagaaaaaatccggcagatcccacgcactgtgggaattgataAGCAGTCAGCGACGAGGAGCTGCTGATGTCCCgctttgagccaagtcttacgaggtggatcgacgtctttgtgtaatttGAGTAGTAGTGTGCATATCGGGGCCTCAtcaggcatgtcgactacactggcgtctaAAGGTCAGCTCATTGTCTGACGTAACGTTGGCGCTGACGCATAATAAGAATAATTGCTGGGATTTCACGTGCCGAAATCACGAtaaaggcacgctgtagtgggtaactcgcgaccacctggggttctttgccGAGAGTTTAAGTATTACACGAGTGCTCTTTTCATCTCGCCCCCATCGAAAGGCTGCAGACAGGCACGACTGAAGTAGAGATGAAACGCGTCGGCCAGCTCCGTCGGGCGTAGAAGCATAACGGTAATGAAGGGGTGCCGGTCGGGAGGCTGCATCGCTCAGGCCGCacctgcgaactttgatcaacaGGGGCGCCGTCGCGCGCGTTGTCTCGACTCCTTGTACGCGCTGCGTTCTCACCGCTCTCTTCGCGCCATAGATGGCAAAATTGCTCCTAAAAAGTAATTAAACTACTTTACTAATTATATGTGGCTGAAAGTAATAACATTACATGactattacttttgaaaagtatTAAGAAAAGTTATTCAAGCAACGTTATTTAAGACTTCGAGTCCGGATTCTACGCGGCTTTTCTGCGGGCCTGCCTCGTTCCCACGCTTgaggtttggcactcagattaacTTGCCTTTGTTACTTTTATTTCCTTCTTTGGGGAATTCTTATGCCGTAAGGGAAGCGTACATGCTATGTTTTAGTCAAATGTAAAtgggaaagtaatgagtaattttcttAAAATTACTCCCTTGAGGTAATTGATTACTATATCATAAGCCCACAAAATTAATTCACTACATTACACATTACAGCAAAAAGTAATTCAATTACTGTAATTCCattactgtaatttcattactgccaGGTCTGCCGCGTTCAAGCGACAGAGGGCAATGAAAACCGTTTCGCGCCCAGGAGAGGCCGTATTCACTTATTAtgccagcattttgtagagttaggcTACGTCGAATCCtggctgctagcctttcttcgtataacgTTCAAacttgttgctaccgcattcattgtttcgcccttgcggctaaaCTCATTTTTTTTAGGTTTGTTTTCTTAAACGGTGCGTCTGATTTTAACCGGTGGCTGCACGGACGCGGTCGCACGTACGCGATTTTTTCCCCAAACCATAGCCATAAGCTGCAACTAGTGTTCCGAGAATTCACTATCCCTACaccttttctctttatttcgcaAACGCGCAGGCGGTGTCGGCCTGGCGCGGCCGTCCGTCGGAGTGCCCGGAGACGGACGACGAGCAGCGGCGGCAgcacgaggaagaagaagaggagcgcCTGCGCTGGCTGTCCCAGCTACCGGCCGCTCGCCACCCTCAGGAGCAGAACCTCGAGGTGACGCTGGCGTCGCAGCAACTGCAGCTGCGCGTGTGCCGACCCGTGCAAAGGGGAGAGCCGCTGCTCGCCTGGTTCTCCCGCGAGCTGGCCGACTTGCTCAGGCTGCCCGCCGCACCCCGGAACACCGCAAACGCCCACGGTGCGTGGCACAGCGTCGCCGAGCCATAATTATTGCTCATTACTCGAGGCACGAGCGCCCAGTGGCCCTCTTGTCTCTCTTCCAAGCACTCTCCATGGAGCACTTCAGGTTTTGCgagtgttcagaaaaaaaaatcttctaaAAAATGAAAggggtacgaaatcgatggttctagtTAAGGTTAGGGTTATATTGGATATGATATCAGAGTATAAGTTTACTTAAGGGCCAATTCACTGGATAATTAGCGAATATTAATTGATTGAGTTCGTTGAACGAGCAGcttggatcgttgcggcacctggcggagcagatctcaaccatgcgcttctttcaacgtggcctctgagatccgcttcggcagtgcaacGAAACACGacggaatacaccagggcacacgaacgccgacgtgcgcgTGCTACTATATACCAGACGCCTAAGTGAAGGACTAGGCTCACCtccaagttattattattattattattattattattattattattattattagcagtagtagtagtagtagtagtagtagtagtagtagtagtagtagtagtataattATTGTTTGATATGGAAACATTCCCGCATACAGAGGAAAAAGAGTAAAagaatgcgaagcagtcagcaaagagctcACTATGGCTCATTGTTTGACTCTGAGCTAAGTACAATGAGGTGTATCCACGCCTTTGAGTACATGGAGCAGCTGTGTGCGTGGCGCAGGCTTACCGGGCGCGTCGACTACACTGCTGCGACTAAAGGGTAATTTGCAGTAAGCGGTAACGTCGGCACTTGCGCTAGAGCGCAGACGTCATTGCAAaccgttttttagatgcgaagtatcttaaggccgagctcaatccggtggtggtggtgtgcggcgtgaccacccttactgcgcatgcgcataccctctccacacacctcctctccactcaccctctccccttcacctctccaccttccctctcccctccccctttccactcttcctctgaaacgcgggctagacacgccgaaattctctcctgcgcaacgccgcgatgagcacgagcgcatgcgcgtcccctccccttctctctcctctcctacgctgcccccctctcgcccgcctgtcgaccgcgttccccgctcgccctgtgagaattaacggccaggctagatggaagatacgacgcgcgtagcgtccctctttgcgttccacgacgcgaggtcggtagcatgcccaacgaacgccaacggaacgcgatcgtgcaagtgctccggcttcgcatcgcctcatggtcccctttagcgtgagatggtgtaattttttttctttacaaccTTAGAAATCTTCGTTGAGAAGCCTAACAGTAGTTTTGAAGACCTAGGTAAGTGCAGACAGCACACGCAGTTATCCTGAAACGTCAAAGAAATGTCTAGACATTGTTACGGAACTCGAATGTTATGTCTCAAGTCCTTTCTCACCAAGTAATGTGTGCACAAAGTAAGCGTCAGCTCTAACGCGCAGGTAATACGTGCCTGATAGAGGTAGGTTATCTATGTTCCAGTAGCCACTGTGCACGTGTTTGCGCGCCTTACCTTACTTTATGATTGATCGAGGAGGCGCATTTACGTGAAGAAATAGTCACACTCGCCGTTCTAAATCAAGCCACAAGATTTACATAAGCAAGCATAGCACACCGCGCTATCAGGCATTGCTTACTGCAATGGTTTGCCTTTACAGGCACGTCCTTGTGTTCAGCTAGCGAAATGTCGACAGCGCCTTTTCGGGGCTTTCAGGGAACACCGAAAAATGCAGCGTAAGAAGTCTATAGAAGAATTACTTAGTGTCATCATGCACACTTGAAAACGCGTGTTCTTTAATCGTTGTCGTATAATTTCTTTGACGTCAGACGCATATCTCTTGATGTAGACATGCAACGCACACAGTTCTTTACATTTGTGTCCAGCTGAAATGCTTCATAAAGACCAAAAGCCGAATTCACCTTTCGAATGTGAACAAACAAAACTAAAGATGGGACGGTGATATAACGAGAGACAGGGTGTGTTCTCTCACCGTCCCGTCTAGAGCGCTGCCTGTTCCCGTCCGAATGATGCACCATCCAGCCCACATAAATGCACTCCAGCTTTCCATTCCTAAGTATTCGTTGCAGTTTGTTAGCTCGCTTTGATAATGATATGTCCGGTATCAAGATTTGCTGATATTTATTATCTTACGAACAATTCTTGCGTAAGGCAATTTTGTTATTAAAGGCAGAAGAGATTATTTTTGGTGGGTCTATAAATTTCATTCCATGTCTGCAATGACACAGTAAAACAGCCGGTGCAAACCGATTTTTAGGCCAGACCAGACCCGTTGACATATGCAGGCACGCATCTTTCAGTGTGGTTGGGCCGGATGGAGTCAACGTAGACGCCAAAGTCACattgtactgaaaaaaaaaaggaacgcattATGAGAACAAAGAAAACGCGACAGAAAGCAAAGTGCATCGTCCTTCCTCTTCCGTTCTTTAGACTCGACTGGGTAATTTTAGACTTCGGCAAGGCAATGCAACTTACTTTTTGTCGAATTCATATAAACGCAAGGAAGTGGACATTTGATCATGTTTGTGTAATATACGCACGAGCAAGCTCATACCTCGTCCTAACCTCGTCATAACAGCTCATACGTATACCACCGCGCTTTTACAGGTGGCGAGAAGCCGTACCGGTGTCCCCTCTGCAGTGACTCGTTCGCAAACCCGTACCCGGTGGTTTCGCACCTCATGTACCGCTGCCCCGCGAGGCACCATGCCGCGTCGGTCGAGGTGGCGCCTCCGCCACCTCCGCCCACGGTCCCACGGCGGACAAGTGAGGGCGCGCCAGAGCCGGTCTCCAGCGTGGATGCCAAACCACGGACGCCGTTGACCACCACTTCGCTGCCGGCCGCAAGGAAGGTCAAGGGCTTCGACATTGCCTCACTCACCGACTGCTGCAGCGGTGGAGGAACAGAAAGCAAGCACCAGGCGACCAGCGCAAAAGACGCCAAGTTGACGCTGGACAGGTATGTGTGCCATCCCTGCTCGTTCGTGGGCCTCTCCACCCTGCCGCGAGAAGAAGAGATGCGGCAGTGGGTAGTGGCCGCGAAGAAACTCGCATATCACCGACCACTAACGTCAAGGTGTCTCCTCCGCACGCAGCTACTGCTGCTGCGCCTTAAATCGAATGACGTTAATATTATTGACGGTCAAATGCGGACACATCTGCCTTTTCTATGCGCAGTCGGTGTAGAACTTATAGCGTAGCGTAGAGATATGTCGGCTGCCATGATTAAATCATCCAACCGTGCACATACTGATAGCGTGTACGTTCGCCAGGGCTATCCCTTTTTATTGGGGCAAGCATCCTGAAAAGAAACGTTTAAAGAATGCTTTATTTAGGAACCGCCATAGTAGCTTAGCAGGCAATGTGGCGCGCTGCTAacctcgagggcgcgggttcgatacccggccgcggcgaccgcatttctgTGGCAGCGAAACGCAAGAACACCCGTGAACTTTGATTTAGCTGCATgtctccaggtggtcgaaattaatccgtagtcccacattATGGCCTGCCTGATTACATCGAGGTTTCGAAATGTAGAATCCCAGtgattattgttctttttttctttaggatACATTCCCGTTACAAGTGACTGGGTTTCAAATATGACGacttaattaataataatatctggggtttaacgtcccaaaaccacgatatgattatgagagacgccgtagtggagggctccggaaatttcgaccacctggggttctttaacgtgcacctaaatctaagtacacgggcctcaaacattttcgcctccatcgaaaatgcagccgccgcggccgggattcgatcccgcgaccttcgggtcagcagtcgagcgccataaccactagaccaccgcggcggggctatGACGACTTAATCATAGTGCACTACCTTATACTCCTTTATAGAAGACCGCTTCAAGTGGCATCTGTAAAACATGAAACCACAATACCATTTGCAAGCCCCTCCCGCAAGGTCAGTCTGCACAGGCTGAACGAAATGAAGCTGGTCAGGCGGCAACAAACGCTTCTTTGCAGATAACTTCTGAAAACCGGCTAATTGCATTACTTCATAAGCgtggtaagttgggccagttggtaatggtTCATTACGGAACAGAGCAAAAGAGGACAAAACACCAAAAATGAGAAaaacttaatgaaaaccagcaggtaaAGAAGCCAGAGAAGGTATACGGTATGTTTGTTGTACTGTTTCAAGTGTTCTGTAACAATTGTGATagggatgtgaagaaagtaaagtggacgaaaagactaagccgtcatggctaagagcggcgctaacactcccaaggtttgcatgcacataaatacccgataagtggacggCGGGACGACCGCCGCtctagctcagttggtaagagtATCGGGTCGCGTAATACGAAGTTCGCAAGGTTCGGTTCAGTTgcattttcgtccactttactttcttcacatctatatcacaattgttaTTGCACTTGAAACAGCgcaattaacatcccctataccttccttcatATACCTTCATTATCTCcgggttttcattaaggttgtctcaaacaaagaagcgagccctcaagaatttctttccttcattcaaaggTGAGAAAGGTACACAAAGAAGCGCTACTTCGCACCACATAAGTGCTTACGCCGCCTATTAggtattcgagcaacaaaaagAGAAGTACTAACGGCAACACAAACCTAACTGTAAATGTCGTTTCCTCATGGACAGGTTGACAACGTCTCGAGGGGAAGCCACTACGGCGTCGCCACAGGCGCATTCGCCGGCGGAGGCATCCGATTACGGTGCGGCGGCTTGCGTTCCCGACGACCTGTCTTTcaagcggccttccaagaagcGCGCCAGGGCGGACGACGACGCTGCTGCAACGGCGCCGCCTTCGAGCGCCTTCAAGAAGGTCGACAAAACTGACAGGTAAGTGGTCACGGCCTGCGAAGCACTTTAGACGCTCCTTGGCCTTGAGGAGACAGTTTGCGAAAAGGCACAGATACCTTAGAGATTACACAGATGAGTGTGCAAAATATCCCGCAGATTCAGCTCGTTACGACATAGCTGGGTCGTTATTCACAGAAGGAGCTTACACTAGAACTCTTGTGAAGAACAAATTCCAATCAATAGATATCAGGCACATTATTAGCGAAGGCAACTCGCCAATCGCAAAGAGAACATAAGAAACGGTTTTTTTACGTTGTTTCCCTGTTTCTTCCCATTTTCGTTTTTTACACGCTGCTGTGTAGAACGATTTAGGGATCCCTATCGGAATCTGCTGTCCAAGCCACTCAAAAACGTTGCACCTCATCAGGTTTGGCCCTTCCACATTCCCTGATCTGACTGTACTCAATGACGCGCAGGTCTCCGCCCGGATTGTCCCCTGTGGCCGGCGGCTTCCCGTTCGCCTTTCCGTACGGCCTGCCGCCATCCAGCCCCCTTTGCGCCCAGTTCCCGTTGCTGCCTGTGTTCGGGCCGCTCCTGGACCCCAAGGTAGAAGACGACTTCGAGAAGAGCGCTTCCGCCGCCGGCAACAACTCGTCggcggccgcagcagccgccgccgccgctgccgccgccgcacgGCGCTTTCTCCCTGccgccgccgcagcagcagccgcggcagccgcagCAGCTCAGTACCCGGCTGCCGCTGTGCTGCCCTACCTCCCGCCATCGCTGGCGGCGCTGTCTCTTCCGTCTCAGAACTGGTGCGCCAAGTGCCAGACGAGCTTCCGCATGACCAGCGACCTGGTTTATCACATGCGCTCGCACCACAAGCGAGAACCGGACCCGGCCAAGAAACGGCGAGAGGACAAGCTGCGCTGCCACATTTGCCACGAGAGCTTCCGCGAGCGGCATCATCTCACCCGGCATATGACGTCTCACCAGTGACGTGGCGATGAAGTGTGTCCCGCTGATGTCACTGCACCGACGGTCGCCATGGAGTTGGCCATCGTGCCAGCGTTGGTTTCATCGAGAAGTATCTCGAAGGTCGTACAAGAAGGGAACGCGGCTGGCCCTGCGTCGTGCACGACGTAGTTTCGTTGTTGGCAGCTCGCAACGTCGTCATCGTCGC includes these proteins:
- the LOC119390701 gene encoding PR domain zinc finger protein 8; protein product: MAADRRLSLVAAEPLNPGDSLGPVPPLGLAGVDPLAALAWRCLDEPPAPANAAVKAVSAWRGRPSECPETDDEQRRQHEEEEEERLRWLSQLPAARHPQEQNLEVTLASQQLQLRVCRPVQRGEPLLAWFSRELADLLRLPAAPRNTANAHGGEKPYRCPLCSDSFANPYPVVSHLMYRCPARHHAASVEVAPPPPPPTVPRRTSEGAPEPVSSVDAKPRTPLTTTSLPAARKVKGFDIASLTDCCSGGGTESKHQATSAKDAKLTLDRLTTSRGEATTASPQAHSPAEASDYGAAACVPDDLSFKRPSKKRARADDDAAATAPPSSAFKKVDKTDRSPPGLSPVAGGFPFAFPYGLPPSSPLCAQFPLLPVFGPLLDPKVEDDFEKSASAAGNNSSAAAAAAAAAAAAARRFLPAAAAAAAAAAAAAQYPAAAVLPYLPPSLAALSLPSQNWCAKCQTSFRMTSDLVYHMRSHHKREPDPAKKRREDKLRCHICHESFRERHHLTRHMTSHQ